The following proteins come from a genomic window of Brevibacillus antibioticus:
- a CDS encoding CDP-alcohol phosphatidyltransferase family protein, translating into MKDELYPSMLWDSEETRCCRVQVQKPWSREEFWSYYFTRRLSIYVSLLLTRKTQISPNAITMGGIVAGLLSAAAFMYGTAASFLLGWFFCQVCYLADCVDGEVARMRNQKSKGGEWLDIGLNYALYLVSFGVIYGITDHHAMLSPWLLYLSLLAIFAEILATNGSDLVFTQGKISHETVSMRKRSKWIDAFVFLFLTQTGYQLGVLVTAFLWAIGGQMQFLLLWTFYHLLVGLARSMYKLKLNIKYVMPSLKEGGDLDEGTAHGSRSRVTNQRAN; encoded by the coding sequence GTGAAGGATGAGCTGTATCCGTCTATGCTTTGGGATAGTGAAGAGACACGCTGTTGCCGTGTGCAGGTGCAGAAGCCGTGGAGCAGGGAGGAATTTTGGTCGTACTACTTCACACGACGCCTCTCTATCTACGTGAGTTTATTGCTGACCCGAAAAACACAAATATCCCCCAACGCGATTACAATGGGGGGGATTGTCGCCGGACTCCTTAGCGCTGCAGCATTTATGTACGGAACGGCGGCATCCTTTTTGCTCGGATGGTTCTTCTGTCAGGTGTGCTACTTGGCAGATTGCGTCGACGGGGAAGTAGCACGAATGCGCAATCAGAAGAGCAAGGGAGGAGAATGGCTGGACATCGGGCTCAACTATGCGCTCTACCTGGTGTCATTCGGTGTGATATACGGGATCACGGATCATCACGCTATGCTGAGTCCATGGCTGCTTTATTTGAGCCTGCTCGCTATTTTTGCAGAGATTCTGGCGACCAATGGCTCCGATCTCGTATTCACACAGGGGAAAATCTCGCACGAAACAGTTTCCATGAGAAAGCGCAGCAAATGGATCGATGCTTTTGTCTTCCTTTTCCTTACCCAAACGGGCTATCAGTTGGGGGTGCTGGTTACCGCATTTCTGTGGGCAATCGGCGGTCAGATGCAATTTTTGCTCCTATGGACCTTCTACCACCTATTGGTCGGATTGGCCAGATCGATGTACAAGCTGAAGCTGAACATCAAATACGTCATGCCATCTCTGAAAGAAGGAGGGGACTTGGATGAAGGCACTGCTCATGGCAGCAGGTCTCGGGTCACGAATCAACGAGCAAATTGA
- a CDS encoding CpsD/CapB family tyrosine-protein kinase produces the protein MSMRRQKPDDRYQKLIAHWEPLSPLVEGYRTLRLNIQFSMGDKLMQTILVTSPGASEGKTITAANLSLMMAKDHKKTVLLDFDLRNPRVHFTFDMPNLYGISSYFSDMCQIADIIQPSGVSELSIITAGPIPHTPAEMLGTPRLLELMAYLRHNYEFVIVDSPPLIVSDAMVLAREMDGCVMVVDASKTKRDSAVKAVDQLKAAGANLLGVVLNNKKVGKREGYYGYGYNA, from the coding sequence ATGAGTATGAGAAGGCAGAAGCCTGATGATCGTTACCAAAAGCTGATCGCCCATTGGGAGCCGCTGTCTCCGCTGGTAGAGGGCTACCGTACCCTTCGCTTAAACATTCAGTTTTCCATGGGCGACAAGCTGATGCAAACGATATTAGTCACCAGTCCAGGGGCTTCTGAGGGAAAAACGATCACTGCTGCCAACCTGTCCTTGATGATGGCAAAGGATCACAAGAAAACGGTGCTGCTTGATTTTGACTTGCGCAATCCGCGGGTACATTTCACCTTTGATATGCCGAATCTGTACGGGATCAGTTCATACTTTTCGGATATGTGCCAGATTGCCGATATTATTCAACCGTCTGGGGTTTCAGAGCTGTCGATTATTACGGCAGGGCCGATCCCGCATACGCCAGCGGAAATGCTCGGGACGCCACGGCTCTTGGAATTGATGGCATACTTGCGCCACAACTATGAGTTTGTGATCGTCGACAGTCCGCCACTAATCGTAAGCGACGCAATGGTGCTGGCACGGGAAATGGACGGCTGTGTCATGGTCGTGGATGCAAGCAAGACGAAGCGGGATTCTGCTGTCAAAGCGGTAGACCAGTTAAAAGCGGCAGGAGCCAATCTGCTTGGTGTTGTTCTCAACAACAAAAAGGTAGGGAAGAGAGAAGGCTACTACGGATATGGGTACAACGCATAG
- a CDS encoding polysaccharide biosynthesis protein: MSYRKRRFWLSLSDAGIISLAVWLACLVRFDFSFTEISDYQPMYLMIGHVLFVVTGMHFAQLYRPVFRYVSVRELVSIIFATSFSVLALYLVLKMTYLLGWSVRFPTSLFLMTLAFVLLGITGSRFVWKWWYEEREKRTQDRRRTLIIGAGSAGVLVAREMKTSPLSELRPVAFIDDEPGKQNLRVYGLPVVGNRADIARVVQRLSISDIVIAMPSASRQTIKEIFDICKTTRASVKILPHVADIINGKITMNMIRDVALEDLLGREPVSVNLEEITGYLRQQVVLVTGAGGSIGSELCRQIARFCPRKLLLLGNEENGIFEMGLELSRLFPEQETVSLIADIRDRQRIASIMHEYRPAVVFHAAAHKHVPLMENNPCEALKNNILGTKNVAECAMETSVSHFILISTDKAVNPTSVMGATKRIAELLIQGYNHLGLTRFAAVRFGNVLGSRGSVVPVFLNQIRAGGPITITHPDMERFFMTIPEAAQLVIQAGALAQGGEIFILDMGKPVKIVDMALDLIRLAGLEPGKDIPVVFTGVRSGEKLYEEILTAEEGLSSTCHNRIFIGKPLEFSWTELLAGIARLEQIADKGATLEDKQSIIEILQGIVPGYQSTSYVKEESTPVPYPVAIG; this comes from the coding sequence ATGAGCTACCGGAAGAGAAGATTCTGGTTAAGCTTATCGGACGCAGGAATTATTAGCTTGGCTGTCTGGTTGGCCTGCCTGGTTCGATTTGATTTTTCTTTCACGGAGATAAGCGACTATCAACCTATGTATTTAATGATCGGCCACGTACTGTTCGTCGTGACAGGCATGCACTTTGCTCAGCTCTATCGACCTGTTTTTCGCTATGTTAGTGTTCGCGAACTGGTCTCGATCATTTTTGCCACGAGCTTTTCCGTTTTGGCTCTCTACCTGGTATTAAAAATGACGTACCTGCTTGGTTGGTCCGTCCGATTTCCCACCTCACTCTTTCTCATGACACTAGCCTTTGTTTTACTCGGGATCACTGGCTCCCGGTTTGTATGGAAGTGGTGGTATGAAGAGCGAGAGAAAAGAACGCAGGATCGCAGGCGCACATTAATTATCGGGGCGGGTAGCGCAGGTGTACTCGTAGCCAGAGAGATGAAAACCTCTCCTTTGTCGGAGCTGCGTCCAGTAGCCTTTATCGATGATGAGCCTGGTAAACAAAATTTGCGCGTGTACGGCCTGCCAGTTGTAGGGAATCGGGCTGACATTGCCCGTGTCGTTCAACGACTTTCCATATCAGACATCGTGATTGCCATGCCATCTGCTTCCCGGCAGACGATTAAGGAGATTTTCGATATTTGCAAAACGACGAGAGCGAGCGTCAAAATTTTGCCGCACGTAGCAGACATCATCAATGGAAAAATCACGATGAACATGATTCGGGATGTAGCGTTGGAGGATTTATTGGGAAGGGAGCCTGTTTCTGTCAATCTGGAAGAGATTACGGGGTATTTGCGGCAGCAAGTCGTACTTGTGACAGGAGCGGGTGGCTCGATCGGGTCCGAGCTTTGCAGACAAATAGCTAGATTTTGCCCGAGGAAACTTCTTCTCTTGGGGAACGAAGAGAACGGCATTTTTGAAATGGGCCTGGAGCTCTCGCGGTTGTTTCCTGAGCAGGAGACGGTCAGCTTGATTGCAGATATTCGTGACAGACAAAGAATTGCTTCGATTATGCATGAATATCGTCCCGCCGTTGTTTTTCATGCGGCAGCCCACAAGCATGTGCCGTTGATGGAGAACAACCCGTGTGAGGCATTAAAAAATAACATTCTGGGTACGAAAAACGTTGCGGAATGCGCGATGGAAACCAGCGTCTCTCATTTCATCCTGATCTCAACGGACAAGGCAGTGAATCCAACCAGTGTGATGGGTGCCACGAAAAGGATCGCTGAGCTTCTGATCCAGGGTTATAACCATTTAGGACTTACCCGGTTTGCGGCTGTTCGTTTTGGGAATGTCCTGGGGAGCAGGGGGAGTGTCGTTCCTGTTTTTCTCAATCAAATCCGGGCAGGTGGACCGATTACCATTACGCATCCAGATATGGAGAGATTTTTTATGACCATTCCTGAGGCTGCCCAGCTCGTCATCCAGGCGGGAGCACTCGCTCAGGGAGGAGAGATATTCATTCTCGATATGGGGAAACCGGTCAAAATTGTCGATATGGCCCTCGACTTGATTCGCTTGGCAGGCTTGGAGCCCGGGAAGGATATTCCGGTCGTATTCACGGGGGTTCGTTCGGGTGAGAAGCTGTATGAAGAAATTTTGACGGCGGAAGAAGGCTTGTCGTCTACTTGCCATAATCGCATCTTCATTGGGAAGCCGCTCGAATTTTCCTGGACTGAGCTCTTGGCAGGGATCGCCCGGTTGGAGCAAATTGCAGACAAGGGAGCGACGCTGGAGGACAAACAATCCATCATCGAGATTTTGCAAGGGATCGTCCCAGGCTATCAATCCACTTCTTACGTGAAGGAAGAGTCTACCCCAGTCCCTTATCCAGTGGCGATCGGATGA
- a CDS encoding YveK family protein: protein MNEELNLREILLVLLKRWKLILLITSLCTIGTALVSFYLLTPIYQAKTEILVNRSLDSTVESMLSVAEIDSNLKLIETYRVIIESPRVMERVLEVIGAGATMEDLLLQTKVEPVKDSQVISITVEDPDQGRAVLIANTIAKTFQEEVVKMLSMNNVHILAEARNNPAAIPVSPKPILNSVIAFVLGLATSMVVVFLLVQMDTRLQSEKEVEEYLGLPVLATIAVIDKKTRKGFRQPKVEEERNEYEKAEA from the coding sequence ATGAATGAGGAGCTTAATCTTCGTGAAATACTCCTGGTGCTGTTGAAGCGATGGAAGCTGATCCTTTTGATTACCTCTTTGTGCACCATCGGAACAGCGCTCGTGAGCTTCTATTTACTGACACCGATTTATCAGGCGAAGACGGAAATATTAGTGAATCGCTCGCTGGATTCCACCGTAGAGAGCATGCTATCCGTCGCGGAAATTGATTCTAATCTGAAATTAATTGAGACCTATCGCGTGATTATTGAAAGTCCGCGGGTGATGGAGCGTGTGCTCGAAGTGATCGGGGCGGGCGCTACGATGGAGGATCTGCTGCTTCAAACAAAGGTAGAGCCAGTCAAGGACTCGCAGGTCATTTCCATTACGGTAGAAGACCCGGATCAGGGCAGAGCTGTGCTCATCGCCAATACAATCGCGAAGACCTTTCAGGAAGAAGTCGTCAAAATGCTCAGCATGAACAACGTGCACATTTTGGCGGAAGCAAGAAACAATCCGGCGGCCATTCCAGTGAGCCCAAAACCGATCCTCAATTCGGTGATCGCCTTTGTCCTCGGGTTGGCAACGTCTATGGTCGTCGTCTTCTTGCTTGTGCAGATGGATACCCGACTTCAATCGGAAAAAGAAGTGGAGGAGTATTTAGGCTTACCTGTACTGGCAACGATTGCAGTGATTGACAAAAAAACACGGAAGGGATTTCGCCAGCCCAAGGTGGAGGAAGAGAGGAATGAGTATGAGAAGGCAGAAGCCTGA
- a CDS encoding flippase, which produces MHALKLAWQRQWGRLNKDRDVHEVIRGSAFTFLFRLLGFVLLYLLQFYIAREYGAESLGIYSLTITLMNIGMVLAVLGTDTAIIRFLSEFRAKGSLYQISEVFNKVVLWATLISIVLGVLLYVFSEQMSAYVFAGELPAEALRVVAWMLPFVSLARLYASAFRALHRVVISITVDIVGMRFLHLAFLFIAIPFFEPSTMLLIQLLAAAVLLNAVYGMVQWYATSRGFRNGIQPTAGEPSVGLREIIAVALPMYLSASMELIMTWTDMIMLGIFTDAKTVGVYSVVIRLAMVTGFALISINTILSPKFSELYARNDMDGLKKMIAFANRLIFFTSAPLNLLVAIFAVPLLTFFGEEFASESLVLVILCMGQFVNFCTGSVIPLLTMTGHQKTARNILVCSAALNIIGNACLIPLYGIIGAAIATSISLICRDLCASYWASKFFGFRTWYIPFLSEKYSVSLQETRS; this is translated from the coding sequence ATGCATGCCCTCAAATTAGCTTGGCAACGACAATGGGGCCGTCTCAATAAAGATCGAGATGTTCACGAAGTGATTCGCGGCTCGGCCTTCACGTTTTTGTTTCGGCTCCTTGGCTTCGTACTGCTCTATCTCTTGCAGTTCTACATTGCCAGAGAGTATGGAGCCGAGAGCCTGGGTATCTATTCGCTGACGATCACCCTGATGAACATCGGAATGGTGCTGGCCGTTTTGGGGACGGATACAGCCATCATCCGCTTTCTCTCGGAGTTTCGCGCGAAAGGCTCGCTTTATCAGATTTCCGAAGTATTCAACAAAGTAGTGCTGTGGGCGACGTTGATTTCGATTGTGCTTGGGGTACTTTTGTATGTGTTCTCAGAGCAGATGTCTGCCTACGTGTTTGCAGGGGAGCTGCCAGCGGAGGCACTGCGAGTCGTCGCGTGGATGCTTCCGTTTGTGTCGCTCGCAAGGCTGTATGCTTCTGCGTTTCGGGCATTGCATCGGGTTGTCATCTCGATCACTGTCGATATCGTCGGTATGCGTTTTCTGCACTTGGCGTTTCTCTTCATCGCCATTCCTTTTTTTGAACCCAGTACGATGCTCTTGATTCAACTGCTCGCAGCTGCTGTACTCTTGAATGCTGTCTATGGGATGGTGCAGTGGTATGCGACGAGCCGAGGATTTCGTAACGGTATACAGCCGACCGCGGGAGAGCCTAGTGTTGGGCTGAGGGAAATTATTGCCGTCGCACTGCCCATGTATCTCAGTGCGTCGATGGAATTGATTATGACGTGGACAGATATGATCATGCTGGGTATTTTTACGGATGCCAAAACAGTTGGAGTATACAGTGTGGTCATTCGTCTGGCAATGGTAACGGGCTTTGCACTGATTTCCATCAATACGATCCTTTCTCCGAAGTTTTCTGAGCTGTACGCACGTAATGATATGGACGGCTTGAAAAAGATGATTGCGTTTGCCAATCGCCTCATTTTCTTCACCTCTGCTCCTCTCAATCTGCTGGTGGCGATATTCGCCGTTCCGTTGCTCACTTTTTTTGGCGAAGAGTTTGCGAGTGAGAGCCTCGTCCTTGTGATTCTGTGCATGGGGCAGTTTGTCAATTTTTGCACAGGCAGTGTTATCCCTTTATTGACGATGACCGGGCATCAAAAAACGGCCCGCAATATTCTTGTCTGTTCAGCTGCACTAAACATCATCGGAAACGCTTGTCTCATTCCGCTGTATGGAATTATCGGGGCTGCCATTGCTACTTCGATCAGTCTGATCTGTCGAGATCTTTGTGCTTCGTATTGGGCCTCCAAATTTTTTGGTTTTCGCACGTGGTACATCCCGTTTTTATCCGAAAAATATTCCGTCTCACTCCAGGAGACGAGGTCATGA
- a CDS encoding NAD-dependent epimerase: MSILVTGAAGFIGFHVARRLLEQGQTVWGVDNCNEYYDPVLKSNRLEILQAYPLFRFVKADIADQSKMDELFREMEPETVIHLAAQAGVRYSLENPHAYTTSNITGFLNILEGCRWSRVKHLLYASSSSVYGGNTKLPFAEYDPVDEPVSLYAATKKANELMAYTYSHLYGLPATGLRFFTVYGPWGRPDMALYTFTKAILSGEPVRIFNYGNMTRDFTYVDDIVEGMLRLMNRIPQREGSKAPNEVFNIGNHQPIDLLTFLTILEEKLGKKAVRDYLPIQPGDVPATYASVEALYEATGFRPKTPVDVGISRFVDWYVSYYGVAHA, encoded by the coding sequence ATGTCGATTTTGGTGACAGGTGCAGCTGGATTTATCGGTTTTCATGTAGCACGACGGCTTTTGGAACAAGGACAGACGGTGTGGGGGGTAGATAATTGCAATGAGTATTACGACCCGGTCTTGAAGAGTAACCGACTGGAAATTCTCCAAGCGTATCCATTATTTCGTTTTGTCAAAGCGGATATTGCAGATCAGAGCAAAATGGACGAGTTGTTCCGAGAAATGGAGCCGGAGACTGTCATTCACTTGGCCGCTCAGGCGGGCGTCAGGTACAGTCTGGAAAATCCTCATGCCTATACGACTTCCAATATCACCGGGTTTCTAAACATTTTGGAAGGATGCCGATGGTCGAGGGTCAAGCATTTGCTCTACGCATCCTCTAGCTCCGTCTACGGAGGGAATACAAAGCTACCCTTTGCGGAGTATGATCCCGTAGATGAGCCGGTCAGCTTGTACGCAGCGACAAAAAAAGCCAATGAACTGATGGCCTATACCTATAGTCATTTATACGGCTTGCCTGCGACGGGACTTCGCTTCTTTACGGTGTATGGTCCGTGGGGCCGACCCGATATGGCGCTTTATACGTTTACCAAGGCGATTTTGTCGGGAGAGCCTGTCCGCATTTTCAACTATGGCAACATGACGAGGGACTTTACGTATGTGGACGATATCGTCGAAGGGATGTTGCGACTGATGAATCGAATCCCCCAAAGGGAGGGGAGTAAGGCGCCGAATGAGGTCTTCAACATCGGGAATCACCAGCCAATCGATTTACTTACGTTTCTGACGATCTTGGAAGAGAAGCTGGGGAAAAAGGCAGTTCGCGACTATTTGCCCATCCAGCCGGGGGATGTTCCTGCTACCTATGCGTCAGTGGAAGCTCTGTATGAGGCGACGGGCTTTCGCCCAAAAACACCAGTCGATGTGGGGATATCTCGCTTCGTAGACTGGTACGTCAGCTATTATGGTGTGGCTCATGCGTAA
- a CDS encoding NTP transferase domain-containing protein, whose product MKALLMAAGLGSRINEQIEGIPKCTVDIGNQTLIENTIAELKRHGIEEIAMVVGYQANVITKLLRDEPIRFYHNPVYDRTNSMVSLWFAREFLQGSDCLLLNADVYFESKVLEVVLQETVSPVMFADPVRRYEGDYKFGYENGLLLRHGKELSLEETTGEYIGIAKLQESLLPIFLRRLQRLIQEKQYHFWWENILYSFLGERNVYVAQIPPGLFWAEVDTWEDYRRILQFTNHLAHR is encoded by the coding sequence ATGAAGGCACTGCTCATGGCAGCAGGTCTCGGGTCACGAATCAACGAGCAAATTGAAGGTATTCCCAAGTGTACAGTGGATATTGGGAACCAAACGCTCATTGAAAATACGATAGCGGAGCTAAAGCGTCACGGAATTGAAGAGATCGCGATGGTGGTGGGCTATCAAGCTAACGTGATTACCAAGCTCCTCAGAGATGAACCTATTCGTTTTTATCACAATCCTGTTTACGATCGGACGAATAGTATGGTATCCCTCTGGTTCGCCCGCGAGTTTTTGCAAGGAAGCGACTGCTTACTGTTGAACGCCGACGTTTACTTTGAATCAAAGGTACTGGAAGTCGTGTTGCAAGAGACCGTGAGTCCTGTCATGTTTGCTGATCCAGTCCGTCGCTATGAGGGGGATTATAAATTTGGCTATGAAAACGGACTGCTGCTCCGCCATGGAAAGGAGCTCTCGCTGGAAGAGACAACTGGCGAATACATTGGAATTGCCAAACTTCAAGAGAGCCTTCTGCCGATATTTTTGCGTCGATTACAAAGGTTGATACAGGAGAAACAGTATCATTTCTGGTGGGAAAATATCCTCTATTCTTTTTTGGGCGAAAGGAATGTGTATGTCGCACAAATACCACCCGGATTATTTTGGGCAGAGGTTGATACGTGGGAGGATTATCGGCGAATCCTGCAATTCACCAACCATCTGGCACATAGGTAA
- a CDS encoding nucleotide sugar dehydrogenase has translation MRKKVGVVGLGYVGLPVAIAFGQVLPVVGFDIDIRRIRSLESGMDETGEMTTDELERANITYTDDPASLAACDFIIITVPTPVDSAKRPDMQALILASKSVGQHLTSGTVVVYESTVYPGATEEICIPVLEQASGKLAGIDFFVGYSPERINPGDRERRLSQIVKVVSGQDRQTCETIAEMYGLIVEAGIHKAPSIQVAEAAKVIENTQRDINIALINELSIIFDRLGISTTDVLQAARTKWNFLPFSPGLVGGHCIGVDPYYLTYKAESVGYHPQVILAGRRINDGMGKFVATSLVKQMIWQNIAIQGSRITILGITFKENVSDIRNSRVIDIVQELKEFGVEVQVTDELACPERTREEYGIQLREWEDLQPAHGIVLAVPHERYLHLGWEELGGLLYQGQGVIADVKSVLNRETCPAEISLWRL, from the coding sequence ATGCGTAAAAAAGTGGGAGTAGTAGGTCTTGGATATGTAGGACTGCCTGTCGCGATTGCTTTTGGGCAAGTGCTTCCAGTGGTGGGTTTTGACATAGACATAAGACGCATACGCAGTCTGGAGAGCGGGATGGACGAAACCGGTGAGATGACTACAGATGAGCTGGAGCGAGCCAACATCACGTATACAGATGACCCTGCAAGTCTCGCGGCGTGCGATTTTATCATCATAACGGTACCCACTCCTGTCGATTCTGCAAAACGGCCCGATATGCAGGCACTCATTCTCGCGTCCAAAAGCGTTGGGCAACACCTGACTTCAGGGACCGTCGTCGTCTATGAATCGACAGTCTATCCAGGGGCAACAGAAGAAATTTGTATTCCTGTATTGGAACAAGCGTCTGGAAAGCTGGCGGGGATTGATTTTTTCGTCGGCTACTCACCTGAACGAATTAATCCGGGGGATCGGGAACGAAGATTGTCTCAGATCGTCAAGGTCGTGTCAGGGCAAGATCGCCAGACGTGTGAAACGATTGCCGAGATGTACGGGTTGATTGTAGAAGCAGGTATTCACAAAGCACCCTCGATTCAGGTGGCTGAGGCAGCTAAAGTGATTGAGAACACGCAACGCGACATCAACATCGCCTTGATCAATGAGCTCTCGATTATTTTTGACCGCTTGGGTATTTCTACGACAGATGTTCTCCAAGCCGCTCGGACCAAGTGGAACTTCCTTCCGTTCTCTCCAGGACTCGTCGGTGGTCATTGTATTGGCGTCGATCCGTACTATTTGACATACAAAGCGGAGAGTGTTGGTTATCATCCGCAGGTCATACTGGCTGGACGACGGATCAATGACGGAATGGGCAAGTTCGTCGCGACTTCACTCGTGAAGCAAATGATCTGGCAAAACATTGCGATTCAAGGCTCGCGAATTACGATCTTGGGCATCACCTTTAAAGAAAACGTATCGGATATTCGCAATAGTCGGGTCATCGACATTGTTCAGGAACTAAAGGAGTTCGGAGTAGAGGTCCAAGTGACAGATGAATTGGCTTGTCCAGAGCGGACGAGAGAGGAATACGGCATTCAACTGCGAGAGTGGGAAGACCTGCAGCCTGCCCACGGAATCGTATTGGCCGTACCTCATGAGCGATATTTGCATCTGGGATGGGAGGAGCTTGGTGGACTCTTGTATCAGGGGCAAGGTGTCATCGCAGATGTGAAAAGCGTGCTCAATCGCGAAACATGCCCGGCAGAAATTAGCCTGTGGCGTTTATGA
- a CDS encoding LCP family protein codes for MSVSKWKEKIATLKWKRLLAWGGLICLISLSGYGVYIYLSVKETASKMYLDIRTKSVEIPVATKPATVRQSLTVNSSEATTPPAAQVENSAILPKEPITLLLLGVDERENDKGRSDVILVLSVNPKTKSALLISIPRDTRTAIAHKGTQDKINHAYAFGGVQQAVDTVEQFLQFPIDYVVTANMEGFSGVIDALGGVEVNNKLAFTYADYTFPVGPIQLDGKQALVYARMRYEDPRGDLGRNERQQEIIKALLDKGVTLAAPTRLNNVLATLEKYVKTNMTFDVMKQLALSYSTAVTSVETIRLEGKGQMINGIYYYIVSPQERERLTESLSTFQKQIEPPVQLPKEGSDSMAGQRGKQDE; via the coding sequence ATGAGCGTCAGCAAATGGAAGGAAAAGATCGCCACGTTAAAGTGGAAGCGGCTGCTGGCATGGGGAGGATTGATTTGTCTCATCAGCTTGAGTGGTTATGGTGTGTACATCTATCTGTCGGTAAAAGAAACGGCCAGCAAAATGTACCTCGATATTCGCACGAAATCTGTCGAGATACCTGTAGCGACGAAACCAGCAACTGTGAGGCAATCGCTGACCGTGAATTCCTCAGAAGCAACTACACCGCCTGCGGCACAAGTAGAGAACTCCGCTATCTTGCCCAAAGAACCGATCACCCTGCTGCTTCTTGGCGTTGATGAACGAGAGAATGACAAGGGACGCTCAGATGTCATCCTCGTACTCTCCGTCAACCCGAAAACGAAATCCGCGTTGCTCATCAGCATACCTCGTGATACGCGAACAGCTATCGCTCACAAAGGTACCCAGGATAAGATCAATCACGCCTATGCATTCGGCGGCGTGCAGCAGGCAGTAGACACCGTCGAGCAGTTTCTCCAATTTCCCATTGATTACGTGGTGACCGCGAATATGGAAGGATTCTCAGGTGTGATCGATGCGCTGGGTGGCGTGGAAGTTAACAACAAGCTTGCCTTTACTTATGCCGATTACACCTTTCCAGTAGGTCCCATCCAGTTAGACGGGAAACAAGCCTTGGTCTACGCTCGCATGCGTTACGAAGATCCGAGAGGCGACCTCGGGCGCAACGAAAGACAGCAGGAAATCATCAAGGCATTGCTGGACAAAGGGGTAACCCTTGCCGCGCCTACCCGATTGAATAACGTCCTTGCGACGCTGGAGAAATACGTGAAAACGAACATGACCTTTGATGTGATGAAACAGCTTGCCCTAAGCTATAGCACGGCAGTTACCTCGGTCGAGACGATTCGTTTGGAAGGAAAGGGTCAAATGATCAACGGAATCTACTACTATATCGTCAGCCCGCAAGAGCGTGAGAGGTTGACTGAGAGTCTTTCAACCTTTCAAAAACAAATCGAACCTCCCGTACAATTGCCGAAAGAAGGAAGTGACAGCATGGCGGGGCAAAGGGGGAAGCAGGATGAATGA